The window ACCGTGTCGAGCGCTTCGCCGGTGGCGGCAACGGTGCGGCCCGCGAACAGGTCGTGCCCCGCCTTCTGCAGCAGCCCACGGCCGGCATCAAGCGGACTTTTCATAGAGCAGCCGCCCCTCCTGCAGGACTCGCCCGACCAGATGGCTGCGCACGCCCCGCCATTCATCCATCTCCTGCGGCGTATACCACACGACATCCTTCGGAAACAGGATGCCCCGCAGAGCCCTGAGAATGGGCTTCGTCCGCTTGCCCGGCGGGGTGTCCGAGGGCGCGATCACCATCAGGTCCAGATCGCTGTGCTCATTCGCTTCGCCCCGCGCGTAGCTGCCGAACAGGATGATCTTGTCCGGGTGGACCGCGTCCACGATCCGCG is drawn from bacterium and contains these coding sequences:
- a CDS encoding nucleotidyltransferase domain-containing protein, with protein sequence MGATIEGDRTVEEILQEIVARIVDAVHPDKIILFGSYARGEANEHSDLDLMVIAPSDTPPGKRTKPILRALRGILFPKDVVWYTPQEMDEWRGVRSHLVGRVLQEGRLLYEKSA